One Gelria sp. Kuro-4 DNA segment encodes these proteins:
- a CDS encoding aminotransferase class V-fold PLP-dependent enzyme, whose protein sequence is MAKPKIYFDNAATTWPKPEAVYRAVEEFMVNIGANPGRSGHECSLNAGRILTETREKLAQLLRAPAPDRIVFTLNCTDALNMALKGVLRPGDHVVTSALEHNSILRPLEGLRERGVIDYTAVPASPAGELDPADFAKAVRPKTRLIAVTHASNVIGSITPLAEIGAVARERGTLFLVDAAQTAGVLPLDVRRLGIDLLAFAGHKGLLGPMGTGGLYVRPGLELAPWREGGTGSRSELTTQPDFYPDHLEAGTPNTPGLAGLNAALDFILGTGVAAIQQKEQALFARLHTGLAEIAGVKLYGSPDLTRRVAVLSFTLAGHDNAEVAAYLDRQFGIMSRPGLQCAPLAHKAIGTFPEGTVRFSLGYFNTEEEVDQAVQAVAALV, encoded by the coding sequence ATGGCGAAGCCTAAGATCTACTTCGATAACGCCGCCACCACCTGGCCGAAGCCGGAGGCGGTGTACCGGGCGGTGGAGGAGTTTATGGTGAACATCGGGGCCAACCCGGGCCGTTCCGGCCACGAATGCTCGCTCAACGCGGGCCGCATCCTCACCGAGACGCGGGAGAAGCTGGCGCAGCTCTTGCGGGCGCCCGCACCCGACCGCATCGTTTTTACCCTCAACTGTACCGATGCCCTGAACATGGCCCTCAAAGGGGTGCTGAGACCAGGCGACCACGTGGTAACGAGCGCCCTGGAGCACAACTCCATCCTGCGCCCGCTGGAAGGGCTCAGGGAGCGGGGCGTCATCGATTACACCGCGGTGCCGGCGAGCCCGGCGGGTGAGCTGGACCCGGCGGACTTTGCGAAGGCGGTGCGTCCCAAGACCCGGCTCATCGCCGTCACGCATGCCTCCAACGTCATCGGCAGCATAACCCCCTTGGCTGAGATCGGCGCCGTTGCGCGTGAAAGGGGGACGCTCTTTCTGGTGGATGCGGCCCAGACGGCCGGGGTGCTGCCGCTCGATGTCCGGCGGCTGGGAATCGACCTTCTCGCCTTTGCCGGGCACAAGGGGCTCCTCGGCCCCATGGGCACGGGCGGCCTCTACGTGCGCCCGGGCCTGGAGCTCGCTCCCTGGCGCGAGGGCGGCACCGGGAGCCGTTCGGAGCTTACCACCCAGCCGGACTTTTACCCCGATCACCTGGAGGCCGGCACGCCCAACACGCCCGGCTTGGCCGGACTGAACGCCGCCCTGGACTTCATCCTCGGTACCGGCGTGGCGGCCATCCAACAAAAAGAGCAGGCGCTCTTTGCGCGCCTGCATACGGGCTTGGCAGAAATTGCCGGGGTGAAGCTTTACGGCAGTCCGGACCTTACGCGGCGGGTGGCGGTGCTCTCCTTCACCCTGGCAGGGCACGACAACGCCGAGGTGGCGGCGTACCTCGACCGCCAATTCGGCATCATGTCGCGCCCGGGCCTGCAGTGTGCCCCCCTGGCCCACAAGGCCATCGGCACCTTCCCTGAAGGCACCGTCCGCTTCAGCCTCGGTTATTTCAATACCGAAGAAGAAGTCGACCAGGCCGTCCAGGCCGTCGCCGCCCTGGTGTAG
- the buk gene encoding butyrate kinase, whose amino-acid sequence MEKKALILALNPGSTSTKLGLFQGGQELARVNIAHPREELAAFPDPKAQLPYRRAAVEGFLAQQGVRLPELAAVVSRGGVMRPLPGGPYRVNAAMIADLLACRYGTHPCNLGAALAAELAVPGGALALVVDAPSSDEFQPLARLSGLPELPRRSSFHFLNQRAVGRRLAHDLGLSYSDLNLIGTHLGGGISVAAHARGRLIDANNALDGDGPFSPQRAGTLPTAALVDLCFSGRYSRAEIYRLLTTGGGLTAYLGTQDAREVEARIAAGDENARLVYEGMAYQVAKEIGAMATVLKGQVDAIFFTGGLAHSELLLDWIKERVRFIAPLHVYPGEDELLALAEGALAVLEGRDAAQEYVPEA is encoded by the coding sequence ATGGAGAAAAAGGCGCTCATTCTCGCGCTCAATCCCGGTTCCACCTCGACCAAGCTGGGCCTCTTTCAGGGCGGTCAGGAGCTGGCGCGGGTGAACATCGCCCACCCGCGGGAGGAGCTGGCCGCTTTCCCGGACCCTAAGGCGCAGCTTCCTTATCGCCGCGCGGCGGTGGAAGGCTTCCTGGCCCAGCAGGGGGTAAGGCTTCCCGAGCTCGCCGCCGTGGTGAGCCGGGGCGGGGTGATGCGGCCGCTCCCCGGCGGGCCGTACCGGGTAAACGCGGCCATGATTGCCGACCTGCTCGCTTGCCGCTACGGCACCCACCCCTGCAACCTGGGGGCGGCCCTGGCGGCAGAGCTGGCAGTACCTGGAGGCGCCCTGGCCCTGGTGGTGGACGCCCCCTCGAGCGATGAATTTCAGCCCCTGGCCCGCCTCTCGGGCCTGCCGGAGCTCCCGCGCCGCTCGAGTTTCCACTTCCTCAACCAGCGGGCCGTGGGCAGGCGCCTGGCGCACGACCTGGGGCTGAGCTACAGCGATCTCAACCTTATCGGCACCCACCTGGGCGGCGGCATCTCGGTGGCCGCCCACGCCCGCGGCCGCCTGATCGACGCCAACAACGCCTTGGACGGCGACGGCCCCTTCTCTCCCCAGCGCGCCGGGACCCTCCCCACCGCCGCCCTGGTGGACCTGTGTTTTTCCGGGCGCTACAGCCGGGCCGAGATCTACCGCCTCCTCACCACCGGCGGCGGCCTCACGGCCTACCTGGGGACACAAGACGCCCGCGAGGTGGAGGCGCGCATCGCCGCCGGCGACGAGAACGCCCGCCTCGTTTACGAAGGCATGGCCTACCAGGTGGCCAAGGAGATCGGCGCCATGGCCACGGTGCTCAAGGGACAGGTGGACGCCATCTTCTTCACCGGCGGCCTGGCCCACTCCGAGCTTCTCCTCGACTGGATCAAGGAGCGCGTGCGCTTTATCGCTCCCCTCCATGTTTATCCCGGGGAAGACGAGCTGCTGGCCCTGGCGGAAGGCGCCCTGGCCGTACTGGAGGGGCGAGACGCGGCCCAAGAGTACGTGCCGGAAGCGTGA
- a CDS encoding amino acid ABC transporter substrate-binding protein yields the protein MSFGKKAATALLLVFLLAAALGAAGCSKPEPAQPAAGQGQAPEGQAPAAQDALARVKAAGKLVAGLDDAFPPFGFRNEKNELVGFDIDLGNELAQRLGVKMEWQPTEWSGVIPSLKSKKFDVIWSGMSITEERKKEINFSIPYVAGAQIIITKSDNKSINGRADLAGKVVGTQLGSTGEEAAKRELKNVKELKTFDAFTEAINDLNIGRLDAVVIDDVTANYYLKTQPGAFRIVDDVLSYEPTGIGIRKEDTTLLDAINKELKAMIADGTYAKISERWFGTDMSKHLPQ from the coding sequence ATGAGTTTCGGCAAAAAAGCCGCGACTGCACTCCTGCTCGTTTTCCTCTTGGCTGCAGCGCTGGGTGCGGCCGGGTGCAGTAAACCGGAGCCGGCCCAACCGGCGGCGGGGCAGGGACAAGCACCCGAAGGGCAGGCCCCGGCCGCCCAAGACGCGCTGGCCCGCGTAAAGGCGGCGGGAAAACTGGTGGCCGGCCTGGACGACGCCTTTCCACCCTTCGGCTTCCGCAATGAAAAGAACGAACTGGTCGGCTTCGACATCGACCTGGGCAATGAACTGGCGCAGCGCCTCGGGGTAAAGATGGAGTGGCAGCCCACCGAGTGGTCCGGCGTAATCCCCTCCTTAAAGTCCAAGAAGTTTGACGTCATCTGGTCCGGAATGAGCATTACCGAAGAACGGAAGAAGGAGATCAACTTCAGCATACCCTACGTCGCCGGCGCCCAGATCATCATCACCAAGAGCGATAACAAGAGCATAAACGGCCGGGCGGACCTGGCGGGCAAAGTGGTCGGGACCCAGCTCGGGAGCACCGGCGAGGAAGCCGCCAAGCGCGAGCTTAAGAACGTAAAAGAACTCAAGACCTTCGACGCCTTCACCGAGGCCATCAACGACCTCAACATCGGCCGCCTGGACGCCGTGGTCATCGACGACGTCACCGCCAACTACTACCTGAAGACCCAGCCGGGCGCCTTCCGGATTGTGGACGACGTCCTCTCTTACGAACCCACCGGCATTGGGATCCGTAAGGAAGACACCACCCTGCTGGACGCCATCAACAAAGAGCTGAAAGCGATGATTGCCGACGGCACCTACGCCAAGATCTCGGAGCGCTGGTTCGGTACCGATATGTCCAAGCACCTGCCGCAGTAA
- a CDS encoding amino acid ABC transporter permease → MDLSFYITYMPILARGAVMTIELTLVATFFGTILGVIAALGRISGSRVVSSLAYLYTWAIRGTPLLLQLFFIYYGLPQVGIRLDPFPAAVIGMSVCAGAYIAEIVRAGIQSIDKGQMEAARSLGMTYFQAMLYVVLPQAYRRLIPPMGNEIIALTKDSSLVSTLAMVELLRTAKQIDAATLRSMEAYIAAGLYYLAITTGLTVLFDHVEKRLAVYE, encoded by the coding sequence GTGGATCTTTCTTTTTACATCACTTACATGCCGATACTCGCCCGTGGGGCCGTCATGACCATCGAACTCACCCTTGTCGCCACCTTCTTCGGCACCATCCTGGGCGTCATCGCCGCCCTGGGCCGCATCTCCGGCAGCAGGGTGGTCTCCAGCCTGGCCTACCTTTATACCTGGGCCATCCGGGGTACGCCGCTGCTCCTACAGCTATTCTTCATCTACTACGGCCTGCCGCAGGTGGGGATACGGCTCGACCCCTTTCCAGCCGCCGTTATCGGCATGAGCGTCTGCGCCGGAGCTTACATTGCTGAAATCGTGCGGGCCGGCATCCAGTCCATCGACAAGGGCCAGATGGAAGCAGCGCGCTCGCTCGGCATGACCTACTTCCAGGCCATGCTCTACGTCGTCCTGCCGCAGGCGTACCGCCGCCTGATTCCTCCCATGGGCAACGAAATCATCGCCCTGACGAAGGACTCTTCCCTGGTCTCCACCCTGGCCATGGTGGAACTTTTGCGGACGGCCAAGCAGATCGACGCCGCCACGCTCCGCTCCATGGAGGCTTACATCGCGGCCGGGCTATACTACCTGGCCATCACCACCGGGCTCACCGTGCTCTTCGACCACGTGGAAAAAAGGCTGGCCGTCTACGAATAA
- a CDS encoding DASS family sodium-coupled anion symporter yields MTRADGSVTVGPALSSADARFSPKKLLQLLGISALYLVLVTLPTPAGLTPAAQKALALMVAAVLTWVLEVIPIGIASVLFVFLQGPLGIYPLGEAVTNFSTPTIFFIMAMFLIATAFEESGLGRRLSLWLAGLAGSNPRYVLLSFMLPTAILSMVLADIPTAVMFASIALGLLERTGCLPGKSNFGRAVMMGIPIAASIGGIGTPAGSGINVMALGLLKDTAHVNVNFLQWSALGIPLVLILTPIAWLILTWVVPFEIKEVSGLDKVRADLRRLGPLSAGEKRFVGIFAVTIVLWFTEPFHRIPAPFVAVATAALFFAPGVNLLNWKEASGRIGWDVILLVGAANSLALSLWKLGAAKWLATGILGGLGHTSLLTLVLIIAAFGVFSHLLIPVATGLLAVMIPALAVLAAGMGVNPAALVIPIAFTASCVFLLPLDPIPLVTYPYGYYKMLDMFKPGVLIALVWIVLLAFLIVGATGAGLI; encoded by the coding sequence GTGACCCGCGCAGATGGCTCTGTTACCGTCGGTCCGGCCCTGTCGTCCGCCGACGCCCGTTTTTCGCCTAAGAAGCTCCTTCAGCTCTTGGGTATCTCCGCCCTCTACCTGGTGCTGGTCACCCTGCCCACACCGGCGGGGCTGACGCCGGCGGCCCAGAAAGCCCTCGCCCTTATGGTGGCGGCGGTGCTCACCTGGGTGCTGGAGGTCATCCCCATCGGCATCGCGTCCGTGCTTTTCGTTTTCCTTCAGGGGCCGCTCGGAATTTACCCCCTGGGCGAAGCGGTGACCAACTTCTCCACGCCTACGATCTTCTTCATCATGGCCATGTTCCTTATCGCCACGGCATTTGAAGAATCCGGCCTTGGCCGGCGGCTGTCCCTCTGGTTGGCCGGTTTGGCCGGAAGCAATCCAAGGTACGTCCTTTTGAGCTTCATGCTGCCCACAGCCATCCTGTCCATGGTCCTGGCCGACATCCCGACCGCCGTAATGTTCGCTTCCATCGCGCTGGGGCTGTTGGAGCGCACCGGGTGCCTGCCCGGCAAGAGCAACTTCGGCCGCGCGGTGATGATGGGAATTCCCATCGCTGCCTCCATCGGCGGTATCGGCACCCCGGCCGGGAGCGGCATCAACGTCATGGCCCTCGGGCTGCTTAAAGATACCGCTCATGTGAATGTGAACTTCTTACAGTGGTCAGCGCTGGGCATCCCCTTGGTGCTTATTCTAACGCCCATCGCCTGGCTCATCTTAACCTGGGTGGTACCCTTTGAAATCAAGGAGGTCAGCGGACTGGACAAGGTGCGCGCGGACCTGCGCCGGCTGGGGCCCCTCAGCGCAGGGGAGAAGAGATTTGTGGGTATCTTTGCCGTGACCATCGTTCTCTGGTTCACCGAACCCTTCCACCGCATCCCCGCGCCCTTCGTTGCAGTGGCCACTGCCGCCCTCTTTTTCGCGCCGGGAGTCAACCTCCTGAACTGGAAAGAGGCGAGCGGCCGCATCGGCTGGGATGTCATCCTCCTGGTGGGCGCCGCCAACTCCCTGGCACTCTCGCTCTGGAAGCTGGGAGCGGCCAAGTGGCTGGCAACCGGGATTCTCGGCGGTCTCGGCCACACCAGCCTCCTCACCCTCGTTCTCATCATTGCAGCCTTCGGCGTCTTCTCGCACCTGCTCATTCCGGTGGCTACCGGTCTTCTCGCCGTAATGATCCCCGCCCTGGCCGTGCTGGCGGCAGGTATGGGCGTCAACCCGGCCGCTCTCGTCATCCCCATCGCCTTTACGGCCTCCTGTGTCTTCCTCCTGCCGCTGGACCCCATCCCGCTCGTAACCTACCCCTACGGCTATTACAAAATGCTGGACATGTTTAAACCCGGCGTTCTCATCGCCCTGGTGTGGATCGTGCTCCTGGCGTTTCTCATCGTGGGAGCGACGGGTGCAGGGTTGATCTAA
- a CDS encoding acetate--CoA ligase family protein — translation MVNMVRRGQFLKKLAVQDRTAVVPAAATARAEAEAALAPAQQEGRNVTEPEARVVLGAFGVPFGPAELARNADEAVRAADKLGYPVVLKVVAPEIVHKSDVGGVKVNLTSAAEVRAAFSDILAAAEAKAPGAQVVGVLVTPQAAPGAELIIGATRDPQFGPVVLVGFGGIFVEVLKDVSFRVAPLTRAEAHAMLAELKLYPLLTGTRGQVACDVAALEELIVRVGEAVTQVPTIREIDLNPVRVYAQGAFALDARIIL, via the coding sequence ATGGTGAATATGGTTCGGCGGGGGCAGTTCCTCAAAAAGCTGGCCGTACAGGACAGAACCGCAGTCGTCCCGGCAGCGGCAACGGCCCGGGCTGAAGCGGAGGCGGCGCTGGCCCCTGCGCAGCAGGAGGGACGGAACGTAACGGAGCCGGAGGCGCGGGTGGTGCTGGGTGCCTTTGGGGTGCCCTTTGGCCCGGCCGAGCTGGCCCGCAATGCCGATGAAGCCGTCCGGGCGGCGGACAAGCTGGGCTACCCGGTGGTGCTCAAGGTGGTGGCCCCCGAGATTGTGCACAAGAGCGACGTGGGCGGGGTGAAGGTGAACCTGACCTCGGCCGCCGAGGTGCGGGCGGCCTTCAGCGACATCCTGGCGGCAGCGGAGGCGAAAGCGCCGGGAGCTCAGGTGGTGGGCGTACTGGTGACGCCCCAGGCGGCCCCCGGTGCGGAGCTTATCATCGGCGCCACGCGCGACCCGCAGTTCGGGCCTGTGGTGCTGGTGGGCTTCGGCGGCATCTTCGTTGAGGTGTTGAAGGACGTGAGCTTCCGCGTCGCTCCTTTAACGCGGGCGGAGGCACACGCCATGCTGGCGGAGCTCAAGCTCTACCCGCTTCTTACCGGGACCCGCGGCCAGGTGGCCTGCGACGTGGCGGCTTTAGAAGAACTGATCGTGCGGGTGGGTGAGGCCGTCACTCAGGTGCCGACCATCCGGGAGATCGACCTCAACCCAGTGCGGGTGTATGCCCAGGGGGCTTTCGCCCTGGACGCCCGAATCATTCTTTAG
- a CDS encoding DUF3343 domain-containing protein, which translates to MKVAVLTFSSTHAALRAEKCLKDKGVAGDLVPAPREITASCGLAWLGPKDAVEEAQALLAACGVEAEGLHVLAPEAARRWAWLLAAKEGERDGEA; encoded by the coding sequence GTGAAGGTTGCCGTACTCACTTTTTCCTCGACACACGCCGCCCTCAGGGCGGAAAAGTGCTTGAAAGACAAGGGCGTAGCCGGGGACTTGGTCCCGGCGCCGCGCGAGATCACTGCCAGCTGCGGCCTGGCCTGGCTGGGGCCGAAAGACGCCGTGGAAGAGGCGCAGGCCCTCCTTGCCGCCTGCGGTGTGGAGGCGGAGGGGCTGCACGTCCTGGCACCGGAGGCGGCACGGCGCTGGGCCTGGCTGCTGGCGGCGAAGGAAGGGGAGCGGGATGGCGAAGCCTAA
- a CDS encoding bifunctional enoyl-CoA hydratase/phosphate acetyltransferase, with the protein MFRSLKEVIHAAGAGEPARVAVAQAADPEVLAAVAEARRLGLAEGVLCGEPAAVEAALREIGEDPAHYSIVPAADPAESAVRAVAAVNAGEADFLMKGLLPTATFLHPVLDKEKGLRTGRLISQISIFDWAEAEKLLLITDCAINIAPDLKQKKAILENALAVAHALGIEEPRVAPLAALEFVNPDMPETLDAAALAKMADRGELRGAVVDGPLALDNAVSPEAARHKGIGGPVAGRADIILTPDMKTGNVLHKALVHFAHFRCAAAVVGARVPLVMTSRSDSADAKLCSIALAGLLARRR; encoded by the coding sequence ATGTTCCGGAGTCTGAAAGAAGTAATTCACGCGGCCGGCGCAGGGGAACCCGCCCGCGTGGCGGTGGCGCAGGCGGCCGACCCGGAGGTGCTGGCCGCCGTGGCGGAGGCCCGGCGGCTGGGCCTGGCGGAAGGAGTGCTGTGCGGTGAACCGGCGGCAGTCGAGGCCGCGCTCCGGGAGATAGGCGAAGACCCGGCCCACTACAGCATCGTCCCGGCGGCCGATCCGGCGGAAAGCGCCGTCCGGGCGGTGGCCGCGGTGAACGCCGGCGAGGCCGACTTTCTCATGAAGGGGCTGCTGCCCACCGCCACCTTCCTGCACCCGGTGCTGGATAAAGAAAAGGGCCTGCGCACCGGCAGGCTCATCAGCCAGATCAGTATCTTCGACTGGGCGGAGGCGGAAAAACTCCTCTTGATCACCGACTGCGCCATTAATATCGCGCCCGACCTGAAGCAGAAGAAAGCGATCCTGGAAAACGCCCTCGCTGTAGCCCACGCTCTGGGGATAGAAGAGCCGCGGGTGGCACCCTTGGCGGCGCTGGAGTTCGTCAACCCGGATATGCCGGAGACCCTGGACGCAGCAGCCCTTGCCAAGATGGCCGACCGCGGCGAGCTCCGCGGCGCCGTCGTGGACGGCCCCCTGGCCTTGGACAACGCCGTCTCCCCGGAGGCCGCCCGCCACAAGGGCATCGGCGGGCCGGTGGCCGGCCGCGCCGATATTATCCTCACCCCGGACATGAAGACCGGCAACGTCCTGCACAAGGCACTGGTGCACTTCGCCCACTTCCGCTGCGCTGCGGCGGTGGTTGGCGCCCGCGTACCCCTGGTGATGACCTCGCGCAGTGACAGCGCCGACGCCAAGCTCTGTTCAATAGCCCTAGCCGGCCTCCTCGCCCGGCGGCGTTGA